The following coding sequences lie in one Listeria ivanovii subsp. londoniensis genomic window:
- a CDS encoding glycoside hydrolase family 3 N-terminal domain-containing protein, producing MKQENLTALLAEMTLDEKIAQCLQLSPFLFKGAKENAELTGPVLQEMKLTDAHTENAGSVLGSSSAEDMLGIQEAYLKTNRLGIPLIFMADVIHGYKTVFPIPLALGCSFDRETVRTMAEVAALEATADGHHVTFSPMLDLVRDPRWGRVMESTGEDPFLNSELGKAMVAGYQGDASKLHENKANLAACVKHFAAYGAAEAGLEYNTVNMSTRELYQNYLPAYEAAIHAGAKLVMTAFNVVDGVPATMNKWLNRDVLRQAMNFDGVLISDWGAVAEVINHGTARNPAEAAQFSMEAGVDMEMMTTCYIHELKGLIEANKLSESLVDEAVLRILQLKNDLGLFEDPYRGLKEKSRQMDILTPGNRRKSREAGLESAVLLENKQQILPLAETTKIALIGPLATSNDILGGWNVYGDEKDGVNVETGLVEVFSELTTVSTDYTTLTAENKAEIEKAIQSSEVVVLALGEKNEWGGEAGSLATIRLPEAQYDLANYVKSFGKPVVVALFNGRPLEVKELAEVSDALLELWFPGTEAGRVTADLLVGKSNPSGKLSMSFPQTTGQIPVYYNHLRTGRPQTEANKGERYVSHYLDIPNEPYYSFGYGKSYSEFEWKTAELPKQIQLGESLEVKVTLKNKSQIAGKEVIQIYVQDVTATISRPVKELKAFEKVALQPGEEKTITFELTTEAFSFYNHRLEKVQEPGLHRIFVGTSSENVDTFEVEVGEV from the coding sequence ATGAAACAAGAGAATTTAACCGCTTTATTGGCGGAAATGACGTTAGATGAAAAAATTGCTCAATGTCTACAATTATCTCCCTTTCTTTTTAAAGGAGCAAAGGAAAACGCCGAATTGACAGGGCCGGTGCTTCAAGAAATGAAATTAACGGATGCTCATACTGAAAATGCAGGTTCCGTTCTTGGATCGAGTTCAGCAGAAGATATGCTCGGAATTCAAGAAGCTTATTTAAAAACAAACCGACTAGGAATTCCACTGATTTTTATGGCGGATGTCATTCATGGCTATAAAACCGTTTTTCCAATTCCGCTTGCGCTTGGTTGTTCGTTTGACCGAGAAACCGTGCGGACGATGGCGGAAGTTGCAGCACTTGAGGCTACTGCAGACGGACATCATGTCACTTTTTCACCGATGCTTGATTTAGTACGTGACCCTAGGTGGGGACGTGTGATGGAATCCACTGGGGAAGATCCATTTTTAAACAGCGAGTTGGGGAAAGCGATGGTTGCAGGGTATCAGGGTGATGCTAGCAAACTTCATGAAAATAAAGCGAATCTTGCTGCTTGTGTAAAACATTTTGCGGCATACGGAGCGGCGGAGGCTGGACTTGAATATAATACGGTGAATATGTCTACGCGCGAGCTATATCAAAATTATTTACCAGCATATGAGGCAGCGATTCATGCGGGAGCAAAACTTGTCATGACTGCTTTTAATGTGGTAGATGGAGTTCCGGCAACTATGAACAAATGGTTAAATCGAGACGTTTTACGACAAGCAATGAATTTTGACGGAGTATTAATTTCTGATTGGGGAGCGGTTGCTGAAGTAATTAACCACGGAACTGCAAGAAATCCAGCAGAAGCCGCCCAGTTTTCAATGGAAGCTGGTGTTGATATGGAAATGATGACCACTTGCTATATACATGAATTAAAAGGGTTGATTGAAGCTAATAAATTATCCGAAAGTTTAGTAGATGAAGCAGTTTTACGTATTTTACAATTAAAAAATGACTTAGGACTTTTTGAGGATCCGTATCGTGGTTTGAAAGAAAAATCGCGTCAAATGGATATTTTAACTCCTGGAAATCGCCGGAAATCACGGGAAGCAGGCTTGGAATCTGCTGTTTTACTAGAAAATAAACAGCAAATATTGCCGCTCGCTGAGACGACTAAAATTGCGCTAATTGGTCCGCTTGCCACTTCCAACGATATTCTTGGCGGATGGAATGTTTACGGGGACGAAAAAGACGGCGTTAACGTTGAAACAGGCTTGGTGGAAGTTTTTTCTGAATTAACAACTGTAAGCACTGACTACACCACACTTACAGCAGAAAATAAAGCTGAAATTGAAAAAGCAATCCAGTCATCAGAAGTGGTGGTGCTTGCGTTAGGTGAAAAGAATGAATGGGGCGGTGAAGCGGGAAGCCTTGCTACAATCCGTTTACCAGAAGCACAATATGACTTAGCGAACTATGTAAAATCTTTTGGGAAACCAGTTGTAGTCGCGCTTTTTAATGGCAGACCGCTAGAAGTAAAAGAATTAGCAGAAGTAAGTGACGCGCTGTTAGAACTATGGTTTCCAGGAACAGAAGCAGGTCGGGTAACAGCGGATTTATTAGTCGGCAAAAGCAATCCTTCTGGTAAATTATCAATGTCATTCCCACAAACTACGGGGCAAATTCCTGTTTACTACAATCATTTACGAACCGGCCGACCGCAAACAGAAGCAAACAAAGGCGAACGTTATGTTTCTCATTATCTTGATATTCCAAATGAACCTTATTATTCATTCGGTTACGGCAAAAGCTATAGTGAATTCGAATGGAAGACAGCCGAGTTGCCAAAACAAATCCAGCTAGGTGAGTCATTAGAAGTGAAAGTGACATTGAAAAATAAAAGCCAAATTGCAGGAAAAGAAGTGATTCAAATTTACGTACAAGATGTAACAGCCACCATTTCACGTCCTGTCAAAGAACTAAAAGCATTTGAAAAAGTAGCGCTTCAACCAGGTGAGGAAAAAACAATTACTTTTGAATTAACAACGGAGGCATTTTCATTCTACAACCATCGATTAGAAAAAGTGCAAGAACCAGGATTACACCGAATTTTTGTTGGAACAAGTAGTGAAAATGTCGATACTTTTGAAGTGGAAGTGGGGGAAGTCTAG